One Solanum pennellii chromosome 9, SPENNV200 DNA segment encodes these proteins:
- the LOC107031442 gene encoding protein RETICULATA-RELATED 3, chloroplastic-like, with protein MSAVVQLRCSSLPAHYHYQTRYFSAVKPTFSDNSCVRNLSFNPLTTSHLGSKQLLIKYQVPCAGCGGGDGGSIGIGGGGGGDGDSGDGGHSDDSWDSFGPIGAFLNGWRSRVAADPQFPFKVLMEELVGVTSAVIGDMASRPNFGLNELDFVFSTLVVGSILNFVLMYILAPTASVSSRDLPSIFASCPPSHMFEPGAYSLFSRVGTLVYKGTLFAAVGFAAGLVGTAISNGLIKIRKNMDPNFETPNKPPPTFLNAATWATHMGVSSNLRYQTLNGIEFLLDKALPPVVFKTSVVVLRCLNNVLGGMSFVMLARLTGSQSVDKGELVTVKDDGIKVEKERLLNQSDNIQTGHSVSK; from the coding sequence ATGTCGGCGGTGGTTCAACTTCGCTGCTCTTCACTTCCAGCCCACTATCACTATCAAACTCGTTACTTTTCTGCTGTCAAACCCACATTTTCAGACAACAGTTGCGTCAGAAATCTTAGCTTTAACCCATTAACTACCAGCCATTTGGGTTCTAAACAATTGCTTATCAAGTATCAAGTTCCTTGTGCTGGGTGTGGGGGTGGTGATGGAGGAAGCATTGGCATTGGTGGTGGTGGCGGTGGTGATGGGGATTCGGGTGATGGGGGACATTCAGATGATTCCTGGGACAGTTTTGGACCAATTGGTGCTTTTCTTAATGGCTGGAGATCTAGGGTTGCTGCGGATCCACAATTCCCTTTTAAGGTTCTTATGGAGGAATTGGTTGGTGTCACTTCTGCTGTCATAGGAGACATGGCATCTCGTCCTAACTTTGGCCTTAATGAATTGGATTTTGTGTTTTCCACACTTGTCGTTGGTtccattttgaattttgtgttgaTGTATATATTGGCACCAACAGCATCTGTTTCTAGTCGAGATCTGCCTTCAATTTTCGCCAGTTGCCCACCAAGTCACATGTTTGAGCCTGGGGCTTACAGTTTATTCAGTAGGGTTGGGACATTGGTCTACAAAGGAACTCTCTTTGCTGCAGTTGGATTTGCTGCTGGACTTGTTGGAACTGCAATTTCTAATGGCTTAATCAAGATAAGGAAAAACATGGATCCTAATTTTGAGACGCCAAATAAGCCCCCTCCAACATTTCTAAATGCTGCAACATGGGCAACTCATATGGGTGTCAGCAGTAATTTAAGATACCAAACGCTTAATGGAATTGAGTTCTTGCTAGACAAAGCTCTTCCTCCAGTGGTTTTTAAAACGTCCGTTGTGGTTTTGAGATGCTTGAATAATGTTCTTGGGGGAATGTCATTTGTCATGTTGGCAAGGCTGACTGGTTCTCAGAGTGTAGATAAAGGGGAGCTAGTTACTGTGAAAGATGATGGAATAAAGGTAGAGAAAGAGAGGTTGCTGAATCAGAGCGACAACATACAAACTGGTCATTCTGTTTCAAAGTGA